A genomic segment from [Flavobacterium] thermophilum encodes:
- the ktrB_1 gene encoding Ktr system potassium uptake protein B codes for MTIKRSLWLKLSTIQLIILFYLAAVAVSTVLLWLPIVHHPGVELHWIDALFTAASAISVTGLTVVSIPETFNTFGIVLLIVMMQVGGVGLMMLSTFIWLLVGKKIWFRERQLIMTDQNRLALSGLVKLTRDIFFLILAIEAVGALVLGVYFLRYFPTWPEALLQAVFASVSATTNAGFDITGQSLIPFAGDYFVQVIHIILIILGAIGFPVLIEVKEFLFARDRGRYRFSLFTKLTTVTFFALVFFGTVAIYALEWSHFFAGKPWHRSLFYALFQSVSSRSGGLATMDMNEFSDPTLLLLSAMMFIGASPSSVGGGIRTTTLAVILLTVWHYAKGRSAVKVFGREIHEEDILKSFVVFIGALFLCFAAVLALSVSESSLPVVMLLFEVCSAFGTTGLSLGITSELSPFGKMVLVVVMFIGRVGIISFLWLIRGRAVKDSYHYPKERVIIG; via the coding sequence ATGACAATCAAACGTTCATTATGGTTGAAGTTGTCGACGATTCAGTTGATCATTCTGTTTTATTTGGCGGCCGTCGCGGTGTCGACGGTGCTGTTATGGCTGCCGATTGTACATCATCCGGGAGTGGAGCTTCACTGGATTGATGCGCTGTTTACGGCGGCGAGCGCCATTAGTGTGACCGGGTTGACGGTTGTGTCGATTCCGGAGACGTTTAATACGTTTGGGATTGTTTTGTTGATTGTGATGATGCAGGTGGGCGGCGTAGGGTTAATGATGCTTAGTACGTTCATTTGGCTGTTAGTTGGCAAAAAAATCTGGTTTCGTGAGCGGCAGCTGATCATGACCGATCAAAACCGTCTTGCGCTCTCAGGGCTCGTGAAGCTCACGCGGGACATCTTTTTCTTGATTCTGGCCATTGAAGCGGTCGGTGCGCTGGTTTTGGGCGTGTATTTTTTGCGTTATTTTCCGACGTGGCCGGAGGCGCTTTTGCAGGCGGTGTTTGCGTCGGTCAGTGCCACGACGAACGCTGGATTTGATATTACCGGCCAGTCGCTGATTCCGTTCGCCGGTGATTATTTCGTGCAAGTCATCCATATCATTCTGATCATTCTAGGCGCGATTGGCTTTCCTGTGCTCATTGAGGTGAAGGAGTTTTTGTTTGCGCGCGACCGAGGGCGCTACCGGTTTTCGCTGTTTACGAAGTTGACGACGGTGACGTTTTTTGCCCTCGTCTTCTTTGGCACGGTGGCGATTTATGCGCTTGAATGGAGCCATTTTTTCGCTGGAAAGCCGTGGCACCGGTCGCTCTTTTACGCCTTGTTTCAGTCGGTGTCATCGCGCAGCGGCGGTCTGGCGACGATGGATATGAACGAGTTTTCCGACCCGACGTTATTGCTTTTGAGCGCGATGATGTTTATCGGTGCTTCCCCGAGCAGCGTTGGCGGGGGCATCCGGACGACGACGTTGGCGGTGATTTTGTTAACGGTTTGGCATTATGCGAAAGGGCGCTCAGCGGTCAAAGTGTTCGGGCGTGAAATTCATGAGGAAGATATTTTAAAATCGTTTGTCGTCTTTATCGGCGCGCTGTTCCTTTGTTTTGCGGCGGTTCTTGCGCTTTCCGTCTCGGAATCGTCCCTTCCTGTCGTCATGCTTTTGTTTGAAGTATGTTCAGCGTTTGGGACGACCGGGCTGTCGCTCGGCATTACCTCTGAGCTCAGCCCGTTTGGCAAGATGGTGTTGGTGGTCGTTATGTTCATCGGCCGGGTCGGCATCATTTCGTTTTTATGGCTCATCCGCGGCCGAGCGGTGAAAGATAGCTACCATTACCCGAAAGAACGAGTCATTATCGGCTAG
- a CDS encoding Protein of uncharacterised function (DUF1861), producing MLFSLPTLKTCQVLVDEFRSAPQPFEPEKLRFAGVGDRDVYNISAPFVDEGEWVIAGRVEARDSEQSEVYFFVERDGVWVPREGAPVFALQDPFVARIHGQLVFGGVETFPHPVFDGELSWRTVFYRGRNICSLKKFAEGPDGMKDIRLVELKDGSIGVFTRPQGEKGGRGKIGFTRIFSLDELTPDVIEAAPILDAQFTDEEWGGVNEAHLLANGLVGALGHIACFDEHGNRHYYPMVFVLNPETMERSELELIALRSHFLDGPAKRPDLANVVFSGGLIRKGDGTAELYAGVSDAEAQKISLIDPFAKYEAQELDRMYASV from the coding sequence ATGTTATTCTCATTGCCAACATTAAAGACATGTCAAGTGTTAGTGGATGAATTTCGTTCGGCCCCACAGCCGTTTGAGCCGGAAAAGCTTCGCTTTGCGGGTGTCGGGGACCGAGACGTTTATAATATTTCCGCACCGTTTGTGGATGAAGGAGAATGGGTGATCGCTGGGCGCGTCGAGGCGCGCGACAGCGAGCAGTCGGAAGTGTACTTTTTCGTCGAGCGTGACGGCGTTTGGGTCCCTCGTGAAGGGGCGCCGGTGTTCGCCTTGCAGGATCCGTTTGTGGCGCGCATTCACGGTCAGTTGGTGTTCGGCGGCGTGGAGACGTTTCCGCATCCGGTGTTTGACGGCGAGCTGAGCTGGCGGACGGTCTTTTACCGCGGCCGCAATATCTGCAGTTTGAAAAAGTTCGCCGAAGGGCCGGACGGAATGAAAGACATTCGCCTTGTCGAGCTGAAAGATGGCTCGATCGGCGTGTTCACCCGGCCGCAAGGGGAAAAAGGCGGACGCGGGAAAATCGGGTTCACCCGCATTTTCTCGCTCGATGAGTTGACGCCGGACGTGATCGAGGCCGCGCCGATTTTGGACGCCCAATTTACGGATGAAGAATGGGGCGGCGTGAATGAGGCGCATTTGCTTGCAAACGGGCTTGTGGGGGCGCTTGGCCATATCGCTTGCTTTGACGAGCACGGCAACCGCCATTACTACCCGATGGTGTTCGTGTTGAACCCGGAGACGATGGAGCGTTCAGAGCTGGAATTGATTGCGCTTCGCTCCCACTTTTTAGACGGGCCGGCGAAACGGCCGGATTTGGCGAACGTTGTCTTTAGCGGCGGACTCATCCGCAAAGGCGACGGCACGGCTGAGCTGTACGCCGGCGTGAGCGACGCCGAGGCGCAAAAAATTTCGCTCATCGACCCGTTTGCGAAATACGAAGCGCAAGAGCTTGATCGGATGTATGCTTCCGTTTAG
- the gtaB_1 gene encoding UTP--glucose-1-phosphate uridylyltransferase — MKKVRKAIIPAAGLGTRFLPATKAMPKEMLPIVDKPTIQYIVEEAMASGIEDIIIVTGKGKRAIEDHFDYAFELEQLLKQKGKLDLLEKVKEPSKVDIHYIRQKEPKGLGHAVWCARNFIGDEPFAVLLGDDIVQAEKPCLKQLIEQYEQTFSSVIGVKRVPEEETHRYGIIDPLEQKGRRYQVRRFVEKPAPGTAPSNLAIVGRYVLTPEIFLFLEKQEVGAGGEIQLTDAIGRLNEIQRVFAYEFEGKRYDVGEKLGFIETTIEFALQNEELRADLLAFLEQIVAKEKR; from the coding sequence ATGAAAAAAGTGCGCAAAGCGATCATTCCGGCAGCGGGCCTTGGGACGCGGTTTTTGCCGGCGACAAAGGCCATGCCGAAGGAGATGCTTCCGATTGTCGATAAGCCGACGATTCAATATATTGTTGAAGAGGCGATGGCATCCGGCATTGAGGACATCATCATCGTCACCGGGAAAGGGAAGCGGGCGATTGAAGACCATTTTGATTATGCGTTTGAGCTCGAGCAGCTGCTGAAGCAAAAAGGAAAATTGGACTTGCTTGAGAAAGTAAAAGAGCCATCAAAAGTGGACATCCACTACATTCGCCAAAAAGAGCCAAAAGGGCTGGGGCATGCCGTTTGGTGCGCGCGCAATTTCATCGGAGACGAGCCGTTTGCGGTGTTGTTGGGCGATGATATCGTCCAAGCGGAAAAACCTTGTTTAAAACAGCTCATTGAGCAGTATGAACAAACGTTCAGCTCGGTGATCGGCGTCAAGCGCGTGCCGGAGGAAGAGACGCACCGTTACGGGATCATCGACCCGCTCGAGCAGAAGGGACGGCGCTACCAAGTGCGCCGCTTTGTCGAAAAACCCGCTCCGGGCACAGCGCCGTCGAACCTCGCGATCGTCGGGCGGTACGTGTTGACGCCGGAAATTTTCTTGTTTTTGGAGAAGCAGGAGGTCGGCGCAGGCGGGGAGATTCAGCTCACCGATGCGATCGGGCGGCTGAATGAAATTCAGCGTGTCTTTGCCTACGAGTTTGAAGGAAAACGGTACGATGTCGGGGAGAAGCTCGGCTTTATCGAAACGACGATTGAGTTTGCCTTGCAAAACGAGGAGCTGCGCGCCGATTTGCTTGCGTTTTTGGAGCAGATTGTGGCGAAGGAGAAGCGGTGA
- a CDS encoding ATP-dependent helicase HepA, with protein MNVLQTIRLSCKWDEEDQCFELSSSTPVSSWASTLFAWHEETFYGTMIDIEDDIVRLSPWQALTLFALRPHSRFSVIEWADEFTARLEEWARHIWNGLGERRFLPDASLWKNTGGAWSEAGRTRWRGADDDPDPFVATWRSLAIADWLSRDPELRGIWGEIVRTYPLIASPSGQWIGTEDDWLEQIGWLGDRPPFVVGLRLVEPSEEGDVWTLEAVLIAVDDSVIAPASDIPRAWRPYESSIQRAIRRICAIVPWLDAGEGLRTELSNEEAWRFLSEDSLKLTEAGVRLLLPDWWHDIRQAQLSIKAKLSPSVNAESLFGLERLADFDWRVATNGIELTEEEFAALAEQKRRLIRLRGQWLILDPALVRRAQALMEKAKKEGVPIHDIVAQTLLSEAEEREEAADESIPIHIDVHDQFRAFIRQLQQLDGLPKANVPPSFHGTLRPYQQRGVDWLVFLRRFGFGACLADDMGLGKTVQLLAYLAHVKEIERPDTPALLICPTSVIGNWQKECARFTPDLRVYVHHGPNRAKNDAFVQTAGEADLVITSYNLAHLDQDDLKQIHWHAICLDEAQNIKNAQTKQARAIRRLSGKHKIALSGTPVENRLGELWSIFHFLNPGYLGSAAEFERRFAGPIEKEGDARKKAALQTLIRPFLLRRTKTDEAVALNLPDKLEQKEYCPLTAEQAALYEQLVNDTLERAKEASPFARRGLILQMLNGVKQICDHPALYLKERRPRQLVERSHKLEKLIELIEQIRANDESCLIFTQYVRMGEMIQQLLSDLFDEPVLFLHGGVPKQTRDRMVEEFQARKAPIFLLSLKAGGTGLNLTAANHVIHFDRWWNPAVENQATDRAYRIGQTKFVHVHKLITVGTIEEKIDEMLEQKQALADIITEGEAWITELSDDELRDLLALSAAAKGGA; from the coding sequence ATGAACGTGTTGCAGACGATTCGGCTTTCGTGCAAGTGGGACGAAGAAGATCAATGCTTCGAACTCTCAAGCTCCACGCCTGTCTCGTCATGGGCGTCGACTTTGTTCGCTTGGCACGAAGAAACCTTTTACGGGACCATGATTGATATCGAAGACGACATCGTGCGGCTGTCGCCGTGGCAAGCGCTCACTCTGTTCGCGTTGCGTCCGCACTCGCGCTTTTCCGTCATCGAATGGGCGGATGAATTCACCGCCCGATTGGAAGAGTGGGCGAGACACATTTGGAATGGGTTGGGGGAACGCCGCTTCCTTCCAGACGCTTCCCTTTGGAAAAACACAGGCGGCGCATGGAGCGAAGCGGGTCGCACCCGCTGGCGCGGCGCGGATGACGATCCCGATCCGTTCGTCGCTACATGGCGGTCGCTGGCAATCGCCGACTGGCTGTCGCGCGACCCGGAACTTCGCGGCATTTGGGGCGAAATCGTTCGCACTTATCCATTAATCGCCTCCCCCAGCGGCCAATGGATCGGAACGGAAGACGACTGGCTCGAACAAATCGGATGGCTCGGCGACCGGCCGCCGTTTGTCGTCGGACTGCGCCTTGTCGAGCCGTCCGAGGAAGGCGACGTATGGACGCTTGAAGCGGTGCTAATCGCCGTCGACGACAGCGTCATCGCACCCGCAAGCGACATTCCGCGCGCTTGGCGCCCATATGAATCATCGATCCAGCGCGCCATTCGCCGCATTTGCGCGATCGTGCCGTGGCTTGACGCCGGGGAGGGTCTGCGGACGGAACTGTCTAATGAAGAAGCGTGGCGTTTTTTGTCCGAAGACAGCTTAAAGCTCACCGAAGCGGGCGTGCGCCTGCTGCTTCCCGACTGGTGGCACGATATCCGCCAGGCGCAGCTGTCGATCAAAGCGAAGCTGTCGCCTTCCGTCAACGCGGAATCATTATTCGGCCTTGAGCGCCTCGCGGACTTTGACTGGAGGGTGGCGACCAACGGGATTGAGCTGACAGAAGAGGAGTTTGCCGCTTTGGCGGAACAAAAGCGGCGCCTCATCCGCCTGCGCGGCCAATGGCTCATTCTCGATCCCGCCCTTGTCCGCCGCGCCCAGGCGCTCATGGAAAAGGCGAAAAAAGAAGGCGTGCCGATCCACGACATCGTGGCGCAAACGCTGCTTTCGGAAGCAGAGGAGCGCGAAGAGGCAGCGGACGAATCGATCCCGATCCACATTGACGTCCACGACCAATTCCGGGCGTTTATCCGCCAGCTCCAGCAGCTGGATGGATTGCCGAAAGCGAATGTGCCGCCGTCTTTTCACGGCACGCTCCGCCCGTATCAGCAGCGCGGCGTCGACTGGCTCGTCTTTTTGCGCCGATTCGGCTTTGGCGCCTGCTTGGCCGATGACATGGGGCTTGGCAAAACGGTGCAGCTGCTTGCTTATTTGGCGCACGTCAAAGAAATCGAACGCCCGGACACGCCGGCGTTGCTCATTTGTCCGACCAGCGTGATCGGCAACTGGCAAAAGGAATGCGCCCGCTTCACCCCAGACTTGCGCGTCTACGTGCACCATGGACCGAACCGGGCGAAAAACGATGCGTTCGTGCAAACGGCAGGCGAGGCCGATCTCGTCATTACGTCTTACAACCTTGCTCATTTGGACCAAGACGATTTAAAACAGATTCATTGGCATGCGATTTGCCTTGATGAAGCGCAAAACATCAAAAATGCGCAAACAAAACAAGCGCGCGCCATCCGCCGCTTGAGCGGAAAACATAAAATTGCCTTATCCGGCACGCCGGTTGAAAACCGTCTCGGCGAACTTTGGAGCATCTTCCACTTCCTCAACCCCGGCTACCTCGGCAGTGCGGCCGAGTTTGAACGCCGATTTGCCGGACCGATCGAAAAAGAAGGCGATGCCCGCAAAAAAGCGGCGCTGCAGACGCTCATCCGCCCATTTCTCTTGCGGCGGACGAAAACGGATGAAGCGGTTGCGCTCAACTTGCCGGATAAGCTTGAACAAAAAGAATATTGCCCGCTCACGGCCGAACAGGCTGCCTTGTACGAGCAGCTCGTCAACGACACACTCGAACGGGCAAAGGAAGCCAGTCCGTTTGCGCGGCGCGGCTTGATTTTGCAAATGCTAAACGGTGTGAAGCAAATTTGCGACCATCCGGCGCTGTATTTGAAAGAACGCCGACCCCGCCAGCTCGTCGAACGGTCGCACAAGCTCGAAAAGCTCATCGAACTGATCGAGCAAATCCGCGCCAACGACGAATCGTGCCTCATCTTCACGCAATACGTGCGAATGGGCGAGATGATCCAACAGCTGCTTTCCGACTTGTTTGATGAGCCGGTGTTGTTTTTGCACGGAGGCGTCCCGAAACAAACGCGCGATCGAATGGTCGAAGAGTTTCAAGCACGAAAAGCGCCGATTTTCCTTTTGTCGCTCAAAGCAGGCGGCACCGGGCTCAACTTAACAGCGGCCAACCACGTCATCCATTTCGACCGTTGGTGGAACCCGGCGGTGGAAAACCAGGCGACCGACCGCGCCTACCGCATCGGACAGACGAAATTCGTCCACGTCCATAAATTGATCACCGTCGGGACAATCGAAGAAAAAATCGACGAGATGCTCGAACAAAAACAAGCGCTCGCCGACATCATCACCGAAGGCGAGGCATGGATCACCGAACTGTCCGATGACGAACTGCGCGACTTGCTCGCCTTATCGGCCGCCGCGAAAGGAGGCGCTTGA
- the ykuD_2 gene encoding Putative L,D-transpeptidase YkuD produces the protein MYKHIVKRGETIASIARDYRTSVEALLRANGLTAASVIFPGQGIVIPHLPPKGSIPYTIHISISRRQLTLKHQGRTIRTYPVGVGKMVTATPVGDFVIVNRQPNPGGPFGAMWLSLSKLHYGIHGTNDPSSIGKYVSKGCVRMHNKDVLELASIVPNGTEVFIRP, from the coding sequence ATGTACAAACATATCGTCAAACGCGGGGAAACGATCGCTTCCATCGCCCGCGACTACCGCACATCTGTTGAGGCGCTCCTTCGCGCCAATGGGTTGACCGCCGCGTCCGTCATCTTCCCTGGCCAGGGGATCGTCATCCCCCACCTTCCGCCGAAAGGATCGATTCCGTACACGATCCACATCTCGATCAGCCGCCGCCAGCTGACGTTAAAACACCAAGGGCGGACGATCCGCACGTATCCCGTCGGCGTCGGGAAAATGGTCACCGCCACCCCCGTCGGCGATTTTGTCATCGTCAACCGCCAGCCAAACCCAGGCGGGCCGTTCGGCGCGATGTGGTTAAGCTTATCCAAACTCCATTACGGCATCCACGGCACGAACGACCCGTCCTCGATCGGCAAATACGTATCCAAAGGCTGCGTCCGCATGCACAACAAAGACGTGCTCGAACTCGCCTCCATCGTCCCGAACGGAACGGAAGTGTTCATCCGTCCGTGA
- the ymdB gene encoding O-acetyl-ADP-ribose deacetylase — protein sequence MIRAMVGDLTKVEGVEYICNAANGIGPMGGGVAAAIRRAGGRVIEEEAIRVCQAQDPKPGDLYVTGAGSLPFRGVLHLVTMKQPAGATSYDIVRACLERLVAHCRENGIKKVALPALGTGVGRLDKENVAQLFVEVLGPVEDVEFVVVDIDQAFIRFVQQRQ from the coding sequence ATGATTCGCGCCATGGTCGGCGATCTGACCAAAGTGGAAGGAGTCGAGTACATTTGCAATGCCGCCAACGGCATCGGGCCGATGGGCGGCGGCGTGGCAGCGGCGATCCGTCGGGCGGGGGGACGTGTGATCGAGGAGGAAGCGATCCGCGTCTGTCAAGCGCAAGACCCTAAGCCCGGCGATTTGTACGTGACAGGAGCAGGCTCGCTGCCGTTTCGCGGGGTCCTTCACTTAGTGACGATGAAGCAGCCTGCAGGGGCGACGTCGTATGACATCGTTCGGGCGTGTCTCGAGCGGCTCGTCGCGCACTGTCGGGAGAACGGGATCAAGAAGGTGGCGTTGCCAGCGCTAGGGACAGGCGTCGGAAGGCTTGACAAAGAAAACGTGGCGCAGTTGTTTGTCGAGGTGTTGGGTCCGGTCGAGGATGTGGAGTTTGTGGTGGTGGATATTGATCAAGCATTCATCCGTTTTGTCCAACAGCGCCAATAA
- a CDS encoding Putative transposase, YhgA-like translates to MAIDHDRLFKELLQTFFEEFVLLFFPDMHEHIDFNHLSFLSEELFTDVTAGEKYRVDLLVETKFKGKDGLIIVHVENQAYVQSSFPERMFLYFSRLFEKYRTPIIPIAVFSYDAIRDEPSSFTLSFPFGDVLDFRFFHVELRKQNWRQFIRTDNPVAAALLSKMGYTESERVELKKQFLRMLVRLELDEARQRLLMGFFETYVKLSDEEEQQLRSEVEQMETKEKERVLELIISYEQKGKIQGRKEGRKEGAEQEKRHIAKRMLMKGFDAQTIHELTGLPVTEIEEMKQSGFK, encoded by the coding sequence ATGGCGATCGATCACGACCGGTTGTTCAAGGAGTTGTTGCAGACGTTTTTTGAGGAATTTGTGCTTCTCTTCTTTCCGGATATGCACGAGCATATTGATTTCAACCATTTGTCGTTTTTGTCCGAAGAGCTGTTTACGGACGTAACGGCTGGGGAGAAGTACCGCGTTGACCTGCTCGTCGAGACGAAGTTCAAAGGAAAAGACGGATTGATCATTGTTCACGTAGAAAACCAAGCGTACGTTCAATCGTCATTTCCAGAAAGAATGTTTCTTTACTTCAGCCGCTTGTTTGAAAAATACCGCACTCCGATCATTCCGATTGCCGTCTTCAGCTATGATGCCATCCGAGATGAACCCTCTTCGTTCACGCTCTCCTTTCCGTTTGGCGATGTGCTTGACTTTCGCTTTTTCCATGTGGAGTTGCGCAAGCAAAACTGGCGCCAATTCATCCGCACCGACAACCCGGTGGCGGCTGCGCTGCTTAGCAAAATGGGTTATACTGAAAGTGAACGAGTGGAACTGAAAAAGCAATTTTTGCGCATGTTGGTGCGTCTTGAGCTAGACGAGGCAAGACAGCGTTTGTTGATGGGCTTTTTTGAAACGTATGTGAAGCTGTCCGATGAAGAAGAACAACAGCTTCGAAGCGAGGTGGAACAAATGGAGACGAAAGAAAAAGAACGCGTGCTGGAATTGATCATTTCGTACGAGCAAAAGGGAAAAATTCAAGGCCGAAAGGAAGGACGCAAAGAGGGAGCGGAACAAGAAAAACGGCACATTGCGAAACGGATGTTGATGAAAGGGTTTGATGCGCAGACGATTCACGAACTGACCGGATTGCCTGTGACGGAGATTGAGGAAATGAAACAAAGCGGCTTCAAGTGA
- a CDS encoding Domain of uncharacterised function (DUF377): MHLYRYEENPLITPNDVPPHHDGFEVIGAFNAGVAKFQGEVLLLLRVAERPVSDDPNIVKAPVWNPKTGKVDVYEFRKDDPRYDFSDPRVIKEAGAERFAYLTSLSYLRLARSRDGRRFTIDDRPFVYPSNELETFGIEDPRITYIDGTYYIYFSAVSPKGVGEAMVSTKDFQTVTHHGMIFAPENKDVLIFPEKINGKYYALHRPVPRSNGRPEVWIAESENLLHWGNHRFLFGLREGKWDSARIGGGAVPIKTEHGWLELYHGASDDHRYCMGAVLLDLNDPSKVLARSERPLVEPEADYEVNGFFGRVVFSCGALVEGDIVKMYYGAADTSMACVELRLSDILASLGKG; encoded by the coding sequence ATGCACCTTTACCGCTATGAAGAGAACCCGCTCATTACGCCGAACGATGTGCCGCCGCACCACGACGGGTTTGAAGTGATCGGGGCGTTTAACGCTGGGGTGGCGAAATTTCAAGGGGAAGTGTTGCTGCTTCTTCGGGTGGCGGAGCGCCCCGTGTCGGATGACCCGAACATCGTGAAAGCGCCGGTATGGAATCCAAAGACGGGGAAGGTCGATGTTTACGAATTTCGCAAAGACGATCCGCGCTATGATTTTTCCGACCCGCGCGTTATTAAAGAGGCGGGGGCGGAGCGGTTCGCCTATTTGACGTCGCTTTCGTATTTGCGCCTCGCCCGCAGTCGGGACGGGCGGCGGTTTACGATCGACGACCGCCCGTTCGTCTATCCATCGAATGAGCTCGAGACATTTGGTATTGAAGATCCGCGCATTACGTACATTGACGGCACGTATTACATTTATTTCAGCGCCGTGTCGCCAAAAGGAGTCGGCGAGGCGATGGTGTCGACAAAAGACTTTCAGACGGTGACGCACCACGGCATGATTTTCGCTCCGGAAAATAAAGATGTGCTCATTTTTCCGGAGAAGATCAACGGCAAGTATTACGCCCTTCATCGCCCGGTGCCGAGAAGCAACGGCCGCCCTGAGGTGTGGATTGCCGAGTCAGAGAATCTGCTTCATTGGGGGAATCATCGCTTTTTGTTCGGCCTACGCGAAGGGAAGTGGGACAGCGCCCGCATCGGCGGCGGGGCGGTGCCGATCAAAACGGAGCACGGCTGGCTCGAGTTGTACCACGGCGCATCGGATGACCACCGCTATTGCATGGGGGCGGTGCTGCTCGATTTGAACGACCCATCCAAAGTTCTCGCCCGCTCGGAGCGGCCGCTTGTTGAGCCGGAAGCGGATTATGAGGTGAACGGCTTTTTCGGCCGCGTTGTTTTTTCATGTGGGGCGCTCGTTGAGGGTGATATCGTGAAAATGTATTACGGCGCCGCGGATACGTCGATGGCGTGTGTGGAACTGCGGCTTAGCGATATTTTGGCTTCGCTTGGTAAGGGATGA
- a CDS encoding putative DMT superfamily transporter inner membrane protein encodes MRKSFIYALLVAIMVAWGLNVTALKILVEHFSPVALTALRILTAGLVVLLFLWGIGKLERVSWKEAKQIGVAALFSVVAHHFFLALGIARTTAVNAGLVLGLVPLVTALLAIVFLGQRPTLFRLLGIALGFFGIVFVVASGNGGLGHLSIGDVYVFLAVLAQGISFIMIKKATVEARVMTGWMLVFGSLWLFVLSLVLEPSGLSSLKEGTLPLWMIFLASAVVATALGHMFYNQAVQHLGPAESAVFINLNPLFSLLGAHWLLGEPISWMQLAGFLFIVVGVLFGSGGMDDVIARFRRAKVAAGGRKVGM; translated from the coding sequence ATGCGGAAATCATTTATTTATGCGCTGTTGGTCGCCATTATGGTTGCTTGGGGCTTGAACGTGACGGCGTTGAAAATTCTTGTGGAGCATTTTTCGCCCGTCGCGTTGACAGCGCTGCGCATTCTAACGGCCGGGTTGGTCGTGCTTTTGTTTTTATGGGGGATCGGCAAGCTGGAACGAGTCAGTTGGAAGGAGGCGAAACAGATTGGCGTGGCCGCCTTGTTCAGCGTCGTGGCCCATCACTTCTTTTTAGCGTTGGGAATTGCGAGGACGACAGCGGTGAATGCGGGTCTTGTGCTAGGGCTTGTGCCGCTTGTGACGGCGCTGTTGGCGATCGTGTTTTTAGGCCAGCGGCCGACGTTGTTTCGGCTGCTTGGCATCGCGCTTGGGTTTTTTGGCATCGTGTTTGTTGTGGCGAGCGGCAACGGCGGCCTCGGCCATTTGTCGATCGGTGATGTATACGTGTTTTTGGCCGTCTTGGCGCAAGGGATCAGCTTCATTATGATCAAAAAGGCGACGGTCGAGGCGCGGGTGATGACAGGGTGGATGCTTGTCTTCGGGTCGCTTTGGCTGTTTGTCTTAAGCCTCGTGCTCGAGCCGAGCGGCCTATCGAGTTTGAAAGAAGGCACGCTTCCGCTTTGGATGATTTTCCTTGCTTCGGCGGTCGTCGCGACGGCGCTCGGCCATATGTTTTACAATCAGGCCGTGCAGCACCTCGGGCCCGCTGAGTCGGCGGTGTTCATCAACCTCAATCCGCTCTTTTCGTTGCTTGGGGCGCACTGGTTGCTTGGTGAGCCGATTTCATGGATGCAGCTGGCTGGTTTTCTTTTCATCGTCGTGGGCGTGTTGTTCGGCAGCGGGGGGATGGATGACGTCATCGCCCGTTTCCGCCGGGCGAAAGTTGCGGCTGGGGGAAGGAAGGTGGGGATGTAG
- a CDS encoding Uncharacterized conserved protein, protein MSDQLQDINPRQLDVLTEQFIERINLLKKAFSQSFEEIVEDRKKFSTEKIDFEAIRFAIDIIERVMKGKYMFSDQGEKIFFNEREYTKLKFSSSGQQEVVWILLLIFTVILERRRVFMVIEEPEAHLYPSAQKEMVALFALLLNATDNTLVITTHSPYILSAFNIYLYAAKIGEKLDRRAEPIVDRKLRLSPERLKAYMLESEGGRFRYRSIIDDELRLIQAEAIDEASSAINRVLDELMEAEEEGE, encoded by the coding sequence TTGTCCGATCAGCTGCAAGATATTAACCCACGGCAACTCGATGTCTTGACAGAACAGTTTATCGAACGAATTAACTTGCTAAAGAAGGCGTTTTCGCAATCGTTTGAGGAAATTGTCGAGGATCGGAAAAAATTTTCGACAGAGAAAATTGACTTTGAGGCGATTCGGTTTGCCATTGATATTATTGAGCGGGTGATGAAAGGAAAGTACATGTTCTCTGACCAGGGAGAAAAAATCTTTTTTAATGAAAGAGAGTATACAAAGCTAAAATTTTCATCCTCAGGGCAACAAGAAGTAGTGTGGATTTTGTTGCTTATATTCACGGTTATTTTGGAACGGCGACGAGTGTTTATGGTGATTGAGGAGCCTGAGGCTCACTTGTACCCGAGCGCGCAAAAAGAAATGGTCGCCTTGTTTGCATTATTGCTAAATGCGACGGATAATACGCTAGTGATTACGACTCATAGCCCATATATTTTATCCGCTTTCAATATTTATTTGTACGCGGCTAAGATTGGAGAAAAGCTAGATCGACGCGCCGAGCCGATTGTGGACCGAAAGCTGCGCCTTTCTCCGGAGCGGTTAAAGGCCTACATGCTAGAGAGCGAGGGAGGGAGATTCCGCTACCGAAGCATTATCGATGATGAATTACGGTTAATCCAGGCCGAAGCGATCGATGAAGCATCGTCTGCCATCAACCGTGTTCTGGATGAGCTTATGGAGGCGGAGGAAGAGGGGGAATAA